The following are encoded in a window of Nilaparvata lugens isolate BPH chromosome 13, ASM1435652v1, whole genome shotgun sequence genomic DNA:
- the LOC120353973 gene encoding uncharacterized protein LOC120353973 isoform X4 yields the protein MCLPLSLQYSKDYNQVLVKGVCQIPDPVYKLIGSIVSFYIPLGVMLITFALTVHLLAKQQQSLGDTNCQWLSTPPMERDTARRATWRRFLPRSGDRAPRTQPAAGGLVVSAQNAPHHHSSAETEMSALDTHDLWLQDNEPPPPSAMSALHQFGAELLKLSRGLESLPVPVDRSLNAEDDHHVTSSPRPEDVKDEKNTLNLLTSGSSPSLRPPHPPPPPPQPHGTSSHSLRLVRKGACRRRTRASTIHVDTPQRNSLKRTSIEIRKRVTSYHGPSNRWGTSDSSSPEDAKDKEEDENPENSTPPNPKTIEYKRFDNQNSKNNLPRRRYSHPLNVPLAGYSHSRKCSRCRKHVKTDQTGTTNPKTCRNQTSGSVKNCKCYKQSCPGSKRGGSNSRDPTDCKICTKCCRGSEIGGVSYSENSIDLKIGVGYGKREKDDSEDPKSGDKDSMSSKSRGKDSTFPKSRENDSVSPEVCTRSSVKDICVECESGEKDSTIPKSSDKDRSLRVCTRSSVKDCKDLSKDSQEVYRRDRLSPKQSSKKCSSTKTIAKDSQGSSKDCTVFKSDKNGEKSGDNTCHVCKKVTTSEEVCSCPYLESLSSEERIRKDLKVLKIDSKDCKSGGLDENVPHSVHSNTEKSHNIPTDTEIPQNLPSSVNPCCDTHQYDLINLSDSDERVISGNIATNVNMPQIDSSSFEKHSIMRTSDLKDSEASQSSSSIIQISKNVSQNSDKCRHVCLEQDITVIKNEDQGSGSVPKIVGNVPKFSSKAINCTCECGCHTMNEDLSGENFPASTRISLKGRCICTSLSNRDLRKRDVLRKSEENLKVSELEPGMCECHSRMSQDITRLSENIPRTPQDVTRLSENIPRTPQDVTRLSENISSTSQDVTRLSENISRASQDTTRLSENISRTPQDVTRLSENISRTPQDVTRLSENVPRTSQDDTRLSECIPRTSGDTTRLSDNIPRTSQDSIRLSDNIPRTSGDTTRLSENIPRTSQVPSPNHIPPASKCASNHQNLDNSGFLSGDNLRMAYSCGDIRHMCCSDDLEQMSSDDFCVKNVNISKKLPSPHEKRDAERHSMMLLPPPCRCPYFGDVEGERKVSPNRTNEVVIVTSTPPQKSPLRRRSKQYSLKTSESEDNTASTASTPLHFTPRSGRTSSTITLGSVKRKSECEPAAVTTVVTWESPGVFGHRRGSSFGSAGTARTMVMTSETRSNRFNNLRRAVTLKMPKHNGSIFAATELSRVSSTSTLTSKNSKIRGPYSRNSSILFRTSSRHGRIIRLEQKATKVLGVVFFTFVILWAPFFILNLLPSICGDCEKDIGKGVFDFATWLGYASSMVNPIFYTIFNKVFRQAFKKVLLCKYHRKETWKPSKPNK from the exons ACACAGCCCGCCGAGCTACCTGGCGTCGGTTCCTGCCTCGTTCCGGTGACCGTGCTCCCAGAACGCAGCCAGCGGCCGGTGGACTAGTGGTTAGTGCCCAGAACGCACCGCATCATCACAGTTCGGCCGAAACGGAAATGTCGGCTTTGGACACACACGACCTCTGGCTGCAGGACAACGAACCTCCGCCGCCGTCCGCCATGTCTGCTCTGCACCAGTTTGGTGCCGAACTTTTGAAACTGAGTCGGGGATTGGAATCACTTCCGGTACCCGTAGATCG GTCACTAAACGCTGAAGACGATCACCACGTGACCAGCTCACCGCGTCCTGAGGACGTCAAAGACGAGAAGAACACCCTGAACCTCCTCACTTCCGGCAGCTCTCCCTCACTGagacctcctcatcctcctccgcCACCTCCTCAACCTCATGGCACCTCTTCACACTCACTACGACTTGTGAGGAAAGGAGCCTGCCGCAGGAGAACCCGTGCCTCGACAATACACGTCGACACTCCCCAACGGAACTCCCTGAAGAGGACCTCGATCGAGATCCGGAAAAGGGTCACCAGCTACCATGGACCCTCGAATCGTTGGGGAACTAGTGACTCTTCCTCACCCGAAGACGCGAAAGACAAGGAGGAAGATGAAAACCCTGAGAACTCAACCCCACCAAACCCCAAAACCATAGAATACAAACGCTTCGACAATCAAAATTCGAAAAATAATCTCCCCAGGAGACGGTACAGTCATCCCCTGAACGTGCCCCTCGCTGGGTACAGTCACAGCAGAAAGTGTAGCAGGTGTAGGAAGCATGTGAAGACTGATCAGACAGGTACAACCAACCCCAAAACTTGCAGAAACCAGACTAGTGGTAGTGTCAAAAACTGTAAATGTTACAAACAAAGTTGTCCAGGATCTAAACGTGGTGGTAGTAATAGTAGAGATCCTACAGACTGCAAAATTTGTACCAAATGCTGTAGAGGATCTGAAATTGGCGGTGTTAGTTATAGTGAAAACtctatagacttgaaaattgGTGTGGGATATGGAAAGAGGGAGAAAGATGATAGTGAGGACCCTAAAAGTGGGGACAAAGATAGTATGAGCTCCAAAAGTAGGGGCAAAGATAGTACATTCCCCAAAAGTAGAGAAAACGATAGTGTAAGCCCCGAAGTTTGTACAAGATCTAGTGTCAAAGATATTTGTGTAGAATGTGAAAGTGGGGAAAAAGATAGTACAATACCCAAAAGTAGTGACAAAGATAGAAGCCTAAGAGTTTGTACAAGATCCAGTGTCAAAGACTGTAAAGATCTTAGTAAAGACTCTCAAGAAGTGTATAGGAGAGACAGGTTGAGCCCTAAACAGAGTAGCAAAAAGTGTTCAAGCACCAAGACTATTGCCAAAGACTCTCAGGGGAGTTCTAAAGACTGTACAGTGTTCAAAAGTGATAAAAATGGTGAAAAAAGTGGGGATAACACATGTCATGTTTGTAAAAAAGTTACCACGAGTGAGGAAGTGTGTAGTTGTCCATATTTAGAAAGTTTATCGAGTGAAGAAAGAATTAGAAAAGACTTAAAAGTGTTGAAAATTGATAGCAAAGACTGTAAAAGTGGGGGTTTGGATGAGAATGTACCTCATAGTGTACACTCAAATACTGAAAAATCCCACAATATCCCCACAGATACTGAAATACCCCAAAATCTTCCCTCCAGTGTTAACCCTTGTTGTGATACACATCAGTATGATCTGATAAACTTGAGTGATAGTGATGAACGTGTAATTAGTGGAAATATAGCCACAAATGTAAATATGCCCCAGATTGATTCTTCCAGTTTTGAAAAACATAGTATTATGAGAACTAGTGATTTGAAAGATAGTGAAGCATCTCAGAGCTCCTCAAGTATTATccaaattagtaaaaatgtttCCCAAAATAGTGACAAGTGTAGGCATGTTTGTTTGGAACAGGATATCACAGTGATTAAAAATGAGGACCAGGGTAGTGGTAGTGTTCCCAAAATTGTAGGGAATGTACCAAAATTTTCCTCAAAAGCAATAAATTGTACATGTGAATGTGGATGTCATACTATGAATGAAGACCTTTCAGGTGAAAATTTCCCTGCAAGTACAAGAATTTCTTTGAAAGGAAGATGTATTTGTACAAGTCTCAGTAATAGAGACTTGAGGAAACGTGATGTGCTTAGGAAGTCTGAGGAGAACCTCAAAGTATCTGAACTTGAGCCTGGAATGTGTGAATGTCATTCCAGAATGTCTCAAGATATCACCAGATTGTCTGAGAATATCCCCAGAACGCCCCAAGATGTGACAAGGTTGTCTGAGAATATCCCCAGAACGCCCCAAGATGTGACCAGATTGTCTGAGAATATTTCCAGTACATCTCAAGATGTGACAAGGTTGTCTGAGAATATCTCTAGAGCATCCCAAGATACCACCAGATTGTCTGAGAATATCTCCAGAACGCCCCAAGATGTGACAAGGTTGTCTGAGAATATCTCCAGAACGCCCCAAGATGTAACAAGGTTGTCTGAGAATGTCCCCAGAACATCACAAGATGACACTAGATTGTCTGAGTGTATTCCTAGAACATCTGGAGATACCACTAGGTTGTCTGACAATATCCCTAGAACATCGCAAGATTCCATAAGATTGTCTGATAATATCCCAAGAACATCTGGAGATACCACCAGATTGTCTGAGAATATCCCCAGAACATCTCAGGTCCCAAGTCCCAACCACATTCCTCCAGCTTCCAAATGTGCTTCAAATCACCAAAATTTGGACAACAGTGGTTTCCTATCTGGCGACAATCTACGCATGGCCTACAGCTGTGGTGACATTAGACATATGTGTTGTAGTGATGACTTGGAACAGATGTCCAGTGATGATTTCTGTGTGAAAAATGTCAACATCAGCAAAAAACTGCCTTCACCCCATGAGAAGAGAGATGCCGAGAGACATTCCATGATGCTGCTTCCCCCACCCTGCCGGTGTCCGTACTTTGGGGATGTGGAGGGAGAGAGGAAG GTATCCCCCAACAGAACCAACGAAGTAGTCATAGTAACCAGCACACCGCCCCAAAAATCGCCTCTCCGCCGGCGCTCCAAACAATACTCCCTGAAAACCTCCGAATCCGAGGACAACACGGCCTCCACCGCCTCCACCCCTCTCCACTTCACCCCTCGTTCGGGACGCACCTCGTCCACCATCACACTGGGCAGTGTGAAGCGGAAATCCGAGTGTGAACCGGCCGCAGTGACAACGGTCGTCACCTGGGAGTCACCCGGCGTCTTCGGGCATCGTCGTGGATCGAGCTTCGGCAGCGCCGGAACCGCCCGAACTATGGTGATGACGTCAGAGACTCGCTCCAACCGGTTCAACAACCTCCGGAGAGCGGTGACCTTGAAGATGCCCAAACACAATGGTTCAATCTTCGCTGCCACAGAACTCAGCAGGGTCTCCTCCACTTCTACACTAACCTCTAAAAACTCCAAGATCCGTGGACCATACTCCCGGAACTCTAGCATTCTATTCCGGACATCCTCCCGTCATGGACGGATCATCCGCTTAGAACAGAAAGCGACAAAAGTTCTGGGAGTCGTCTTCTTCACGTTTGTGATCCTTTGGGCACCCTTCTTCATCCTGAACCTTCTACCCTCGATCTGTGGTGATTGTGAGAAGGATATCGGGAAGGGTGTTTTTGATTTTGCAACATGGTTGGGGTATGCCAGCTCTATGGTCAACCCGATATTCTATACAATTTTCAACAAGGTTTTCAGACAGGCTTTCAAGAAGGTGTTGTTGTGTAAGTATCATAGGAAAGAGACGTGGAAACCTTCAAAACCCAATAAGTAg